In Myxocyprinus asiaticus isolate MX2 ecotype Aquarium Trade chromosome 8, UBuf_Myxa_2, whole genome shotgun sequence, a single genomic region encodes these proteins:
- the LOC127444990 gene encoding polymeric immunoglobulin receptor-like isoform X4, translating into MIFIRELKTTDAGRYWIRNKYSSGFQSVDMTLIVKDESCCGRSKMVTVNSGETAEFSCEYSQNHKTNWKTIFKEGKTSIEEIYSTWNMKGRFSISDERYKNLFSVRITAVTPDDGGVYLCGVQINRHSYSYSITTTVHLHIMNKVGSYRVTGYSGGQIIIKCEHPQYKTNPKYICKESDGCSERKYPGVENKWMENGDVSLYDDTRGGVLMVFFRDLNAGDAGTYRCGVNVSQYTDRVTQVTLDVKDDTSLVKETIKSVYLGEEVKIFCQIPEEHEVSSTHFCKEDDDHICQTVNTSEETQMNSLSERNEARVFTVSISNLTVRDAGVYWCGTETSEEHLTFISLITEVHLNLIKKVGSYRVTGYSGGQIIIKCEHPQYKTNPKYICKESDGCSERKYPGVENKWMENGDVSLYDDTRGGVLMVFFRDLNAGDAGTYRCGVNVSQYTDRVTQVTLDVKEELTQQLNKSIYLGEEVNITCQIPEEHEVSSTHFCKEDDDHICQTVNTSEETQMNSLSERNEARVFTVSISNLTVRDAGVYWCGTETSEEHLTFISLMTKIQLTLTRPPVFGHEGESVEIICPYDPIYKSKSKYLCKGKCSTRDRNPLIETVRDQNETKTDRLTLNDDITASVFTVTITGLTAEDAGKYCCAMTLERDVNYLYTHLIIIRKQELILNQSEGDDISIKCKHHDEHQKFFCKGHQASMCVKDGVSLERIRDDGFSLSDEASTGVFTVNITDLRQEDSGIYWCGSDAITKVILEVKKSVSDKISACVCVVLLLMGGVVLLLYKFRNIKTPDRSSSTDRTEMRSGQVSHAACDYENIKDIRQYPVSHPEETVLYSRVKIPTNSSDPHMLYSTVQLPTNLFNQHEVLYSTANFPSNSSDGLLYAAVSFQKHEDSLTDDTVTFRKEEN; encoded by the exons ATGATCTTCATCAGAGAACTGAAAACAACAGATGCTGGAAGATACTGGATCAGAAATAAATATTCATCTGGTTTTCAGTCTGTTGATATGACTTTGATAGTGAAAGATG AATCATGTTGTGGGAGGTCAAAAATGGTGACTGTGAATAGTGGAGAAACTGCTGAGTTCAGCTGTGAATATTCACAGAATCACAAGACTAACTGGAAGACAATATTCAAAGAaggaaaaacatccattgaggaGATCTACAGCACATGGAATATGAAAGGAAGATTCAGTATTtctgatgaaagatataaaaatCTCTTCAGTGTCAGAATTACTGCTGTGACACCAGATGATGGAGGAGTTTATTTATGTGGAGTTCAGATCAACAGACACTCGTACAGTTACTCCATTACTACAACTGTTCATCTACACATTATGA ATAAAGTGGGTTCATATAGAGTGACCGGTTACTCAGGAGGTCAGATCATtatcaagtgtgaacaccctcagTACAAAACCAACCCAAAATATATCTGTAAAGAATCAGATGGATGTTCTGAGAGGAAGTATCCAGGAGTTGAGAATAAATGGATGGAAAATGGAGATGTTTCTTTATATGATGACACCAGAGGAGGAGTCTTGATGGTGTTCTTTAGAGATCTGAATGCTGGAGATGCTGGAACATACAGGTGTGGAGTCAATGTATCTCAATATACTGACAGAGTTACTCAAGTCACACTGGATGTCAAAGACG ATACATCACTGGTAAAGGAGACAATTAAATCTGTTTATCTTGGTGAGGAAGTgaagattttctgtcagatcccAGAGGAACATGAAGTCAGTTCAACACACTTTTGTAAAGAGGATGATGATCACATCTGTCAAACTGTCAACACATCTGAAGAGACACAAATGAATTCTTTATCTGAGAGAAATGAAGCAAGAGTTTTTACTGTGAGCATCAGTAATCTGACAGTGAGAGATGCTGGAGTTTACTGGTGTGGAACAGAAACCAGTGAAGAACATCTGACTTTCATCTCTCTGATCACTGAAGTTCATCTCAACCTCATCA AGAAAGTGGGTTCATATAGAGTGACCGGTTACTCAGGAGGTCAGATCAtcatcaagtgtgaacaccctcagTACAAAACCAACCCAAAATATATCTGTAAAGAATCAGATGGATGTTCTGAGAGGAAGTATCCAGGAGTTGAGAATAAATGGATGGAAAATGGAGATGTTTCTTTATATGATGACACCAGAGGAGGAGTCTTGATGGTGTTCTTTAGAGATCTGAATGCTGGAGATGCTGGAACATACAGGTGTGGAGTCAATGTATCTCAATATACTGACAGAGTTACTCAAGTCACACTGGACGTCAAAGAGG AATTGACACAGCAGTTGAATAAATCTATTTATCTTGGTGAGGAAGTGAACATCACCTGTCAGATCCCAGAGGAACATGAAGTCAGTTCAACACACTTTTGTAAAGAGGATGATGATCATATCTGTCAAACTGTCAACACATCTGAAGAGACACAAATGAATTCTTTATCTGAGAGAAATGAAGCAAGAGTTTTTACTGTGAGCATCAGTAATCTGACAGTGAGAGATGCTGGAGTTTACTGGTGTGGAACAGAAACCAGTGAAGAACATCTGACTTTCATCTCTCTGATGACAAAAATCCAACTCACATTAACTA GGCCTCCAGTATTTGGTCATGAAGGAGAATCTGTTGAGATCATCTGTCCTTATGATCCGATCTATAAATCAAAGTCAAAGTATCTCTGTAAGGGGAAGTGCTCCACTAGAGATAGAAATCCTCTCATTGAGACTGTGAGAGACCAGAATGAGACCAAGACTGACAGATTGACTCTGAatgatgacatcacagcaagtgtCTTTACTGTGACCATCACGGGACTGACAGCAGAGGATGCTGGGAAATACTGCTGTGCAATGACATTAGAAAGAGACGTGAATTATCTTTACACTCATCTGATCATTATCAGGAAACAAG AGCTGATCTTGAATCAGTCTGAAGGAGATGACATCTCAATCAAGTGCAAACATCATGATGAACATCAGAAATTCTTCTGTAAAGGACATCAAGCCTCAATGTGTGTAAAGGATGGAGTTTCATTGGAGAGAATCAGAGATGATGGATTCTCTTTAAGTGATGAAGCATCTACTGGAGTCTTTACTGTAAACATCACTGATCTGAGACAAGAGGATTCTGGGATATACTGGTGTGGATCTGATGCCATCACTAAAGTCATTCTAGAAGTGAAAAAGA GTGTTTCTGATAAAATCAGTGCTTGCGTTTGTGTGGTCCTGTTGCTCATGGGTGGAGTAGTCCTGTTGTTATACAAATTTAGAAATATCAAGACACCAG ACCGCAGCAGCTCCACAGACAGGACAGAGATGCGAAGTGGACAG GTCTCCCATGCTGCCTGTGACTATGAGAATATTAAAGACATCAGACAATATCCAGTCTCACATCCTGAGGAAACTGTACTATATTCTAGAGTGAAGATCCCCACAAACTCTTCTGATCCACATATGTTATATTCTACAGTACAGTTACCAACAAATCTCTTTAATCAACATGAAGTATTATATTCAACAGCAAATTTCCCCTCAAACTCCTCTGATGGGCTCCTGTATGCTGCTGTCAGTTTTCAGAAACATGAAGATTCTCTCACTGATGATACAGTCACATTCAGGAAAGAGGAGaattaa